The proteins below come from a single Hemibagrus wyckioides isolate EC202008001 linkage group LG22, SWU_Hwy_1.0, whole genome shotgun sequence genomic window:
- the pmpca gene encoding mitochondrial-processing peptidase subunit alpha isoform X1, which translates to MAVHMSRFGCWGRIQSFGIAACRQYSSARGYPNISLSTPLPGIPKPVFASVDGHEQYETKITTLENGLKVASQNKFGQFCTVGVLVNSGSRHEARYPSGISHFLEKLAFSSTSQYGSKDEILLSLEKHGGICDCQTSRDTTMYAVSAEVKGLDTVVNLLADAVLQPRLLDKELEMTRMTVRFELEDLNMRPDPEPLLTEMIHAAAFRGNTVGLPRFCPAENVDKIDKKLLHKYMRSYYSPERMVLAGVGVEHEQLVECARKYLLDVKPVWGTSTPANVDCSVAQYTGGIVKMEKDMSDVSLGPTPIPELTHIMIGLESCSFLEEDFIPFAVLNMMMGGGGSFSAGGPGKGMFTRLYLNVLNRHHWMYNATSYHHSYEDSGLLCIHASADPRQVREMVEIITREFIQMASTAGEMELERAKTQLKSMLMMNLESRPVIFEDVGRQVLATGHRKLPHELCDLVSKVTASDIKRVSTRMLRSKPAVAALGDLTDLPSYEHIQAALSSKDGRLPRTYRLFR; encoded by the exons CTTTGGCATTGCTGCATGTAGACAGTACAGCAGTGCAAGGGGCTATCCTAATATTTCTCTTTCTACACCTTTACCTGGCATACCCAAGCCTGTGTTCGCTTCAGTTGACGGTCATGAGCAATATGAAACCAAAATCACCACGTTGGAGAACGGCCTTAAAGTCGCATCACAGAATAAGTTCGGCCAGTTTTGCACAGTTGGAG TTTTGGTAAATTCAGGTTCCCGGCATGAAGCCAGATACCCTAGTGGGATTTCCCACTTTCTGGAAAAGCTTGCATTTTCT TCTACGTCACAATATGGCAGTAAAGATGAAATTCTTCTGTCGTTGGAAAAACACGGTGGAATCTGTGACTGCCAAACATCCag GGATACAACGATGTATGCGGTCTCTGCTGAAGTCAAGGGTCTGGATACTGTGGTCAACCTGTTGGCCGACGCTGTTCTGCAGCCGCGTTTATTAG ACAAAGAGCTCGAGATGACCCGGATGACAGTAAGGTTCGAGTTGGAAGATTTAAATATGAGACCTGATCCTGAGCCTCTGTTAACAGAAATGATTCATGCT GCAGCATTTCGTGGCAACACCGTAGGCCTGCCCCGTTTCTGCCCAGCGGAGAATGTGGACAAGATTGATAAGAAGTTGCTGCATAAATACATGCGTAGCTACTACAGCCCAGAGCGCATGGTGTTGGCAGGGGTGGGGGTTGAGCACGAGCAGCTGGTAGAATGTGCCAGGAAGTATCTGCTGGATGTGAAGCCAGTTTGGGGCACAAGCACACCAGCGAATGTGGATTGCTCTGTGGCACAGTACACAGGAGGCATTGTTAAG ATGGAGAAGGACATGTCTGATGTGAGCCTTGGACCCACACCCATCCCAGAACTCACTCACATTATGATTGGCTTAGAGAGCTGCTCCTTCTTG GAGGAAGACTTCATCCCCTTCGCTGTCCTCAACATGATGATGGGAGGAGGAGGCTCCTTCTCAGCAGGCGGCCCAGGAAAAGGCATGTTTACCCGCCTCTACCTGAACGTTCTCAACAG aCATCATTGGATGTACAACGCTACCTCCTACCACCACAGCTATGAAGACAGTGGCTTGCTCTGCATTCATGCTAGTGCAGACCCAAGACAG gtgCGGGAAATGGTGGAGATAATCACTAGGGAATTCATACAGATGGCTTCTACAGCAGGAGAG ATGGAGCTGGAAAGAGCAAAGACTCAGCTGAAATCTATGCTGATGATGAATTTGGAGTCTAGGCCAGTCATCTTTGAGGATGTCGGTCGGCAAGTTCTGGCCACAGGCCACAGGAAGCTGCCTCATGAGCTGTGCGATCTTGTCA GTAAAGTTACCGCCAGTGACATCAAGAGAGTCAGCACGAGGATGCTGCGCAGCAAACCAGCTGTGGCTGCTTTAGGAGATCTGACCGACCTGCCCTCGTACGAGCACATCCAGGCTGCTTTGTCCAGCAAAGATGGCCGTCTGCCTCGTACGTATCGCCTGTTCCGATAG
- the pmpca gene encoding mitochondrial-processing peptidase subunit alpha isoform X2: MKPDTLVGFPTFWKSLHFLLRHNMAVKMKFFCRWKNTVESVTAKHPDKELEMTRMTVRFELEDLNMRPDPEPLLTEMIHAAAFRGNTVGLPRFCPAENVDKIDKKLLHKYMRSYYSPERMVLAGVGVEHEQLVECARKYLLDVKPVWGTSTPANVDCSVAQYTGGIVKMEKDMSDVSLGPTPIPELTHIMIGLESCSFLEEDFIPFAVLNMMMGGGGSFSAGGPGKGMFTRLYLNVLNRHHWMYNATSYHHSYEDSGLLCIHASADPRQVREMVEIITREFIQMASTAGEMELERAKTQLKSMLMMNLESRPVIFEDVGRQVLATGHRKLPHELCDLVSKVTASDIKRVSTRMLRSKPAVAALGDLTDLPSYEHIQAALSSKDGRLPRTYRLFR, encoded by the exons ATGAAGCCAGATACCCTAGTGGGATTTCCCACTTTCTGGAAAAGCTTGCATTTTCT TCTACGTCACAATATGGCAGTAAAGATGAAATTCTTCTGTCGTTGGAAAAACACGGTGGAATCTGTGACTGCCAAACATCCag ACAAAGAGCTCGAGATGACCCGGATGACAGTAAGGTTCGAGTTGGAAGATTTAAATATGAGACCTGATCCTGAGCCTCTGTTAACAGAAATGATTCATGCT GCAGCATTTCGTGGCAACACCGTAGGCCTGCCCCGTTTCTGCCCAGCGGAGAATGTGGACAAGATTGATAAGAAGTTGCTGCATAAATACATGCGTAGCTACTACAGCCCAGAGCGCATGGTGTTGGCAGGGGTGGGGGTTGAGCACGAGCAGCTGGTAGAATGTGCCAGGAAGTATCTGCTGGATGTGAAGCCAGTTTGGGGCACAAGCACACCAGCGAATGTGGATTGCTCTGTGGCACAGTACACAGGAGGCATTGTTAAG ATGGAGAAGGACATGTCTGATGTGAGCCTTGGACCCACACCCATCCCAGAACTCACTCACATTATGATTGGCTTAGAGAGCTGCTCCTTCTTG GAGGAAGACTTCATCCCCTTCGCTGTCCTCAACATGATGATGGGAGGAGGAGGCTCCTTCTCAGCAGGCGGCCCAGGAAAAGGCATGTTTACCCGCCTCTACCTGAACGTTCTCAACAG aCATCATTGGATGTACAACGCTACCTCCTACCACCACAGCTATGAAGACAGTGGCTTGCTCTGCATTCATGCTAGTGCAGACCCAAGACAG gtgCGGGAAATGGTGGAGATAATCACTAGGGAATTCATACAGATGGCTTCTACAGCAGGAGAG ATGGAGCTGGAAAGAGCAAAGACTCAGCTGAAATCTATGCTGATGATGAATTTGGAGTCTAGGCCAGTCATCTTTGAGGATGTCGGTCGGCAAGTTCTGGCCACAGGCCACAGGAAGCTGCCTCATGAGCTGTGCGATCTTGTCA GTAAAGTTACCGCCAGTGACATCAAGAGAGTCAGCACGAGGATGCTGCGCAGCAAACCAGCTGTGGCTGCTTTAGGAGATCTGACCGACCTGCCCTCGTACGAGCACATCCAGGCTGCTTTGTCCAGCAAAGATGGCCGTCTGCCTCGTACGTATCGCCTGTTCCGATAG